A window from Physeter macrocephalus isolate SW-GA chromosome 11, ASM283717v5, whole genome shotgun sequence encodes these proteins:
- the LOC102980474 gene encoding ubiquitin-conjugating enzyme E2 S-like — PAHIIRLVYKEATTLTADPPDGIKVFPNEEGFTDLQVTIEGPEGTPYSRDLFRMKLLLGKDFPASPPKGYFLTKIFHPNVGANGEICISVLKTGWTAELGIWHVLLTIKCLLVRTHPASALTEEAEEAGGARLPAHRDPRGAGGPSGGRAGAGRSLASGAAASTTGPMAPGRAGGAEGPMAKKHVGEHDKKLTGKKKTDKKRALQRL; from the coding sequence CCCGCCCACATCATCCGCCTGGTGTACAAGGAGGCGACGACACTGACAGCTGACCCGCCTGATGGCATCAAGGTCTTTCCCAACGAGGAGGGCTTCACTGACCTGCAGGTCACCATCGAGGGCCCTGAGGGGACCCCATACTCCAGAGACCTATTCCGCATGAAACTCCTGCTGGGGAAGGacttccctgcctccccacccaaGGGCTACTTCCTGACCAAGATCTTCCACCCAAATGTGGGCGCCAACGGTGAGATCTGCATCAGCGTGCTCAAGACGGGCTGGACAGCTGAGCTGGGCATCTGGCACGTGCTGCTGACCATCAAGTGCCTGCTGGTCCGCACTCACCCCGCGTCTGCCCTCAcggaggaggcggaggaggcgGGCGGCGCGCGCCTGCCTGCTCACAGAGATCCCCGGGGCGCAGGCGGGCCCAGCGGCGGGAGGGCCGGGGCCGGCCGGTCCCTGGCCAGCGGGGCTGCGGCCTCCACCACCGGCCCCATGGCTCCTGGGCGCGCGGGAGGGGCCGAGGGGCCcatggccaagaagcacgtggGTGAGCATGATAAGAAGCTGACAGGCAAGAAAAAGACGGACAAGAAGCGGGCGCTGCAGCGGCTGTAG